The window CGAATGTTCTGGAAGGTACGGGCGATGCCCGCCCGCAGGCGCTGATGCGGCGGCTTGCCGTTCATCAGCTCTCCGTGGAATCGGATCGTCCCGGCGGTGACGCCGAAGACGCCGCAGATCAGGTTGATGGTGGTGCTCTTGCCCGATCCGTTGGGGCCGATCAGGCCCACGATCTCGCCCTCGTTGACGGTGAGGTCCAGCTCGTCGACGGCCTTGACGCCGCCGAAATGCTTTGACAGCCCACGCAGTTCAAGCACGGGACTTCTCCCCGCCGCCGAGGCCGATGGCGCGCCTCAGGACACGGGCGGTGCGGGCATCGAACAGGCCCGAGGGCTTCAGGTTCATGGCGGCGACGATGAGCAATCCGAACACGATGCTGCGCCAGTCCCCCATGAACCGGAGCCCTTCCACCAGCACGCCCTGAATGAAGATGACCGCCACCAGGGTGCCGAACACGCTGGAGAGGCCGCCGAGGATCGGATAGGAGATCGCGAAGGTCGCCAGCAGCACCGTGAAGGTCAGATGGTCCACGTAGGTGGCCGTGTGCGCGTACAGGGCGCCGCCGATGCCGGCGACGAAACCGCCGACGGTCATGGCCGTCACCTTGACCGTGGTGAGGCTGATGCCCACGCTCTGGGCCGCGAGCTCGTCTTCTCCCACCGCCCGCAACACCGCGCCGGCGCGGGAACGGTCCATCCACCACAGCGCCGCCATCACCAGCACGACGAATGTCCAGACGAAGAGGGTGATCTCCCACGGCGACCATCCGTTGGCCACGAAGTAACGGATTTCGCGGAAGCCGTTGGTGCTGTCGGGTCCCACGTGGATGCCGTCGCGGGGCACGCGCCAGCTCAGGTTGAAGAAGAACAGGCGCACGAAGTCTCCGAACGCGATGGTGGCCACCACCAGCATCAGCCCCTTCACCCGCAAGGCCGGAAAGCCCACGAGGAACGCGAAGAACGCCGCGAACAACGCCCCGGCGAGCAGCGCCGGCACGATGTGCAGCTCGAAAATGACGGTGAGAATCCCGGCGCAGTAGGCGCCGATGGCAAAGAACCCGGCCTGCCCCAGAGAGAGCTGGCCGGTCAGCATCAGGACGTAGGCGGACAGCCCGAGAAGCGTGTGGATCCCGATGAGCTGGGCGAGGCCGAGATAGTAGGACATCGGCGACTAATCCCTGTCGGTGCCCGACCCGAAGATGCCCTGGGGCCTGAAGACCAGGAAGACGAACAGCAGCAGCAGCACGTACATGTCGCGCTCGTTGACGCCCCGGAAGTAGAGAAAGACGTTCTCGAACCCGCCCACCAGCAGCCCTGCCGCGATGGCGCCGGGAATCGATCCCAGCCCCCCGATGACGGTGACGATCAGGCCCTTGACCGTGAGCGGGATCGTGATCAGGGGCGAGAGCACGCCCACCGCGGAGGCCGTCATGGCGCCGGCGATGCCGCCGAGCAGGCCCGCGAGCACGAAGGTGGTGGCATTGGTCCGGTGCACGTCGATGCCGCAAAGCTGC is drawn from Deltaproteobacteria bacterium and contains these coding sequences:
- a CDS encoding ATP-binding cassette domain-containing protein, giving the protein MLELRGLSKHFGGVKAVDELDLTVNEGEIVGLIGPNGSGKSTTINLICGVFGVTAGTIRFHGELMNGKPPHQRLRAGIARTFQNIR
- a CDS encoding branched-chain amino acid ABC transporter permease, with translation MSYYLGLAQLIGIHTLLGLSAYVLMLTGQLSLGQAGFFAIGAYCAGILTVIFELHIVPALLAGALFAAFFAFLVGFPALRVKGLMLVVATIAFGDFVRLFFFNLSWRVPRDGIHVGPDSTNGFREIRYFVANGWSPWEITLFVWTFVVLVMAALWWMDRSRAGAVLRAVGEDELAAQSVGISLTTVKVTAMTVGGFVAGIGGALYAHTATYVDHLTFTVLLATFAISYPILGGLSSVFGTLVAVIFIQGVLVEGLRFMGDWRSIVFGLLIVAAMNLKPSGLFDARTARVLRRAIGLGGGEKSRA
- a CDS encoding branched-chain amino acid ABC transporter permease, with protein sequence DLLFVLAVCVASTVALLYVLYRTRLGLATRAVSQQDVAAQLCGIDVHRTNATTFVLAGLLGGIAGAMTASAVGVLSPLITIPLTVKGLIVTVIGGLGSIPGAIAAGLLVGGFENVFLYFRGVNERDMYVLLLLFVFLVFRPQGIFGSGTDRD